One Lucilia cuprina isolate Lc7/37 chromosome 4, ASM2204524v1, whole genome shotgun sequence DNA segment encodes these proteins:
- the LOC111689400 gene encoding uncharacterized protein LOC111689400: METKKLTNDTILKSNYDSIISDTNFNPTTTTTMGFNDENSNSSCGTTITMSAIAKTMASTIASTDEQNNSTTTERSPLQKAESFGCDSSLMSCCSEDEETDNGEDIENAFENESDRENEIFYDSTNESEDYDGEPANKKRTENEEITNYSEEDCGLSKLYLNDIEIDSKEEDQTVTELVNVTEKDKIMQVKENKSMRVAFGVILRLIFPLANGVVQGIKGIRDVRFLKVIRSIASSRQALTNLFAFAANTISLNLSSVQVSHRIEPILKLLKIRKSRDGIESLPDSPTLPNGPDALTPPSSPNSTAPLFSPFSPEPRYSLPNFPNNGKKLSIEEYVATKCCTLNILAEPPAGEPIRADIVFIHGLHGSLVNTWKQGLWENERRPVEFQRPPKPPVRPPKRPRHSRTSAVHPPHHKKRARFAHADVHHRHSHERDSIDEADDNNFSYICGEPIDIQICDGIEYSFPTFRLRMHDNGRLLQAEHDSKRQDDNNKSNDKDSTKNNNNNTNDNKEQTRKGKSSKPSPNDPNYSRCWPGDWLPIDCPGVRVIALNYTTDQHLWRPLWKKKEPRSNLIQRAREMTELLIKQRVGYGHPIIWVGHSKGGLFIKQIIVDAWESGRPAAAPFWRSARGVFFYSVPHRGSHLASIKAPLLLRSVELIDIEKNNKYLVDLHRRFAGLYHLGHLKIEVFSFVETALTLMSVLYMRIVGVDSADPGFGDVCGIRLDHREICKPRSRDCILYKQLVNMINKVC, translated from the exons atggaAACCAAAAAGCTGACAAATGATACAATATTAAAGAGTAACTATGATAGCATCATCAGTGATACTAATTTcaacccaacaacaacaacaacaatgggtTTCAATGATGAAAATAGTAATAGTTCCTGTggtacaacaataacaatgtcAGCAATAGCTAAAACAATGGCATCAACAATTGCAAGTACAGATGAACAAAATAATTCAACGACAACGGAAAGATCACCTCTGCAGAAAGCAGAAAGTTTTGGTTGCGATTCTTCATTAATGAGTTGCTGCAGCGAAGACGAAGAAACCGATAATGGCGAAGACATAGAAAATGCATTTGAAAATGAAAGTGATAGAGAAAATGAAATATTCTACGACAGTACAAATGAGAGTGAAGATTATGACGGTGAGCCAGCGAATAAAAAACGAACTGAAAATGAAGAAATAACTAATTATTCCGAAGAAGATTGTGGTTTATCAAAATTGTACCTgaatgatattgaaatcgatAGTAAGGAGGAAGATCAAACTGTAACGGAATTGGTGAATGTCACAGAGAAAGATAAAATAATGCAAGT gaaagaaaataaaagtatgCGTGTGGCCTTTGGTGTTATTTTGCGTTTAATATTTCCTTTGGCCAATGGTGTGGTTCAAGGTATTAAGGGTATACGGGATGTGCGTTTTTTAAAGGTTATACGTAGTATTGCTTCCAGTCGTCAGGCTTTAACTAATCTATTTGCTTTTGCTGCTAATACTATATCCCTAAATTTATCCTCTGTACAAG TATCTCATCGTATTGAGCCTATactaaaattactaaaaatacgTAAATCTCGTGATGGCATAGAAAGTTTACCGGATTCACCCACCCTACCAAATGGTCCAGACGCATTAACGCCACCTTCATCTCCCAACTCAACGGCACCCTTATTTTCCCCCTTCTCCCCAGAACCTCGCTATTCGTTGCCTAATTTTCCAAATAATGGCAAAAAACTATCCATTGAGGAATATGTAGCCACAAAATGCTGTACACTTAATATTTTAGCCGAACCTCCGGCGGGTGAACCGATTCGTGCCGATATAGTTTTCATACATGGTCTTCATGGTTCATTGGTGAATACTTGGAAACAGGGTTTGTGGGAAAATGAAAGAAGACCGGTTGAGTTTCAACGACCTCCTAAACCACCAGTGCGACCACCAAAGCGTCCCAGACATTCTCGCACAAGTGCCGTACATCCCCCGCATCATAAGAAGAGAGCGCGATTTGCTCATGCAGATGTCCATCATCGTCATTCGCATGAAAGAGATTCGATCGATGAAGCCGATGATAATAA CTTTTCCTATATATGCGGCGAACCCATAGATATTCAAATATGCGATGGCATCGAATACAGTTTTCCCACCTTCCGTTTGCGTATGCATGACAATGGTCGCCTCCTACAAGCTGAACATGATTCCAAACGTCAAGATGACAATAACAAATCAAACGACAAGGATTccaccaaaaacaacaacaacaataccaaTGATAATAAAGAACAAACTAGAAAAGGTAAATCATCAAAACCTTCACCCAACGATCCAAACTATTCTCGCTGCTGGCCGGGAGATTGGTTGCCTATAGATTGTCCAGGAGTGCGTGTGATTGCCTTAAACTATACCACAGATCAGCATTTATGGCGACCTCTGTGGAAAAAGAAAGAACCACGTTCAAATTTAATACAACGTGCCAGAGAAATGACTGAACTATTGATCAAGCAACGTGTTGGCTATGGTCATCCCATTATATGGGTGGGACATTCGAAAGGAGGTCTATTTATAAAGCAAATTATTGTGGATGCTTGGGAGAGTGGTCGACCAGCAGCGGCACCATTTTGGCGTTCGGCTAGAGGAGTATTTTTCTATTCTGTACCTCATCGTGGCTCACATTTGGCTTCAATAAAGGCACCACTTTTATTAAGATCAGTGGAGTTGattgatattgaaaaaa ATAATAAATATCTGGTGGATTTACATCGTCGTTTTGCTGGTCTATATCATTTGGGCCATTTAAAGATTGAGGTATTTAGTTTCGTCGAAACAGCCTTGACCTTGATGTCGGTACTGTATATGCGTATTGTAGGTGTAGATTCTGCAG atccCGGCTTTGGTGATGTCTGCGGCATACGATTGGATCATCGTGAAATTTGTAAACCCCGCAGTCGTGATtgtattttgtataaacaaCTAGTTAATATGATTAACaaagtttgttaa